One segment of Brassica napus cultivar Da-Ae chromosome C3, Da-Ae, whole genome shotgun sequence DNA contains the following:
- the LOC106385651 gene encoding small nuclear ribonucleoprotein SmD1a-like, whose translation MKLVRFLMKLNNETVSIELKNGTVVHGTITGVDVSMNTHLKTVKMSLKGKNPVTMDHLSLRGNNIRYYILPDSLNLETLLVEDTPRLKPKKPVAGKPVGRGRGRGGRGRGGARGGRGR comes from the exons GTTTTTGATGAAATTGAACAATGAAACTGTGTCGATCGAGCTCAAGAACGGGACCGTGGTCCATGGAACCATCACTG GTGTTGATGTGAGCATGAACACTCACTTGAAGACGGTTAAAATGAGCCTTAAAGGGAAGAACCCAGTGACAATGGATCATCTAAGCTTGAGGGGTAACAACATACGCTACTATATTCTTCCTGATAGCTTGAATCTGGAGACTTTACTTGTTGAAGACACTCCTCGTCTTAAACCTAAGAAGCCTGTTGCTG GGAAGCCTGTTGGACGAGGCCGTGGACGTggtggtcgtggccgtggtgGTGCTCGTGGAGGCAGAGGTCGTTAA
- the LOC106385650 gene encoding heavy metal-associated isoprenylated plant protein 16-like, with product MKQKILIRISMTDDKTRAKAMKTAVQFQGVLGAEIKGDHRNQIEVTGVEVDMICLTNTLRKKVAFAELVSVNKVEPPKTPEEKKPEPCYQPWHYVYGVPSSYPHPCDPYGYNGKGYTEEPVYNHEPNCRIM from the exons ATGAAG CAAAAGATCCTGATAAGAATCTCTATGACTGATGATAAAACACGAGCAAAAGCAATGAAAACTGCGGTTCAATTTCAAG GCGTGTTAGGTGCGGAAATAAAGGGAGACCACAGAAACCAGATCGAAGTTACCGGTGTTGAAGTCGACATGATCTGTCTAACCAACACACTGAGGAAGAAAGTAGCCTTTGCGGAGCTTGTAAGCGTAAACAAAGTCGAACCACCCAAGACACCGGAGGAGAAAAAGCCAGAGCCATGTTATCAACCATGGCATTATGTATATGGTGTGCCATCTTCCTATCCACACCCATGTGATCCCTACGGGTACAACGGAAAGGGCTACACCGAGGAACCCGTCTACAATCACGAACCCAATTGCAGGATCATGTGA